A stretch of the Macaca thibetana thibetana isolate TM-01 chromosome X, ASM2454274v1, whole genome shotgun sequence genome encodes the following:
- the LOC126945296 gene encoding melanoma-associated antigen 8, with product MLLRQKRQSCKAEEGRQAQGDAPGLMDVQIPTTEEQKAASSSSTLIAGTLEEVPDSGSLSPAQSPRGASSSLTVTDDTLWSQSNEVSSSNEEEGPSTSPDPAHLESLFREALDEKVAELVHFLLRKYQIKEPVTKAEMLESVIKNYKNHFPEIFSKASECMQVIFGIDVKEVDPAGHCYVLVTCLGLSYDGLLGDDQSTPKTGLLIIVLGMILMKGSCAPEEAIWEALSVMGLYDGREHSVYWKLRKLLTQDWVQENYLEYRQVPGSDPVRYEFLWGPRALAETSYVKVLEHVVRVNARVRISYPSLHEEALGEEKEGV from the coding sequence GATGCACCGGGGCTTATGGATGTGCAGATTCCCACAACTGAGGAGCAGAAGGCTGCATCCTCCTCCTCTACTCTGATCGCGGGAACCCTGGAGGAGGTGCCTGATTCTGGGTCACTGAGTCCTGCCCAGAGTCCTCGGGGTGCCTCCTCTTCCCTGACCGTCACCGACGACACTCTATGGAGCCAATCCAATGAGGTTTCCAGCAGCAATGAAGAGGAGGGGCCAAGCACCTCCCCAGACCCAGCTCACCTGGAGTCCCTTTTCCGGGAAGCACTTGATGAGAAAGTGGCTGAGTTAGTTCATTTCCTGCTCCGCAAATATCAAATTAAGGAGCCGGTCACAAAGGCAGAAATGCTGGAGAGTGTCATCAAAAATTACAAGAACCACTTTCCTGAGATCTTCAGCAAAGCCTCTGAGTGCATGCAGGTGATCTTTGGCATTGACGTGAAGGAAGTGGACCCCGCCGGCCACTGCTACGTCCTtgtcacctgcctgggcctctcctATGACGGCCTGCTGGGTGATGATCAGAGCACGCCCAAGACCGGCCTCCTGATAATCGTTCTGGGCATGATCTTAATGAAGGGCAGCTGTGCTCCTGAGGAGGCAATCTGGGAAGCGTTGAGTGTGATGGGGCTGTATGATGGGAGGGAGCATAGTGTCTATTGGAAGCTCAGGAAGCTGCTTACCCAAGATTGGGTGCAAGAGAACTACCTGGAGTACCGCCAGGTGCCCGGCAGTGATCCTGTGCGCTACGAGTTCCTGTGGGGTCCAAGGGCCCTCGCTGAAACCAGCTATGTGAAAGTCCTGGAGCATGTGGTCAGGGTCAATGCAAGAGTTCGCATTTCCTACCCATCCCTGCATGAAGAGGCTttaggagaggagaaagaaggagtcTGA